A segment of the Corylus avellana chromosome ca2, CavTom2PMs-1.0 genome:
GCATCAGTAGGACCTGGGGGCTCCGTGGCTTGACAATTGTCCAAGGGCTGGTCTTCATCCTTGGGTGTATAGCCAAACTCAAAGATCCCCTTGGCATCGGGCATTTGCTCCTGCCTGAGCGAGATGATCTGTTCCTGGGCCTCATCAGTAAAAGGAAGATCATCGGCCTCCACCGTATTGAGGTCCACAGAACAGGAAGGATCCTGGGCCCAAGCTCGAAAGGTCTCGAAGCCGAAAGTAATTCCATCCAACTAAGCATTGTCATGCGTCCAGGAGGCATACAACAATTGCTTTTTGTATTTGCAAGCTTGGTCATCAGCTTCCCGCAGCTGAAGCTTAGCCTTCCTGAACTTATCTCTGTAAAATTTCCTCATTTCCTCAACCACCGCCCAAGTTGAGCAGGCATCCTCAATCACCGCTCTCTGGACATCCCTCTCGGCTTGAGCCTTTCTGACCTGTCTCAAAACCTCAACAAGTCTCTCCTCAAGCTGGTTTTGGTCCtcttttattattgagttttctTCTTGGAGCCGACCGTTATCAGCCCGAAGAGCCTCCACCTCGGCGGACAGATCCGAGAGTTTCTTATCCGCTACAACCAGAGTAGCTTCGGCCTTGATAGCTTCGGTTTGAATTAGAGACTGTTGTTGGCCAACACCCAGCAATTCCATATCTTGCTGAGAAATAACTCCCCTCAGCCTCACATTCTCGGCCTCAGACTCCGAAAAATTTCGCTCCAACTCCGCGAATTTAACTTTCAAGGTGTCGGACCTCGGCCAAGTTGTGCATAACTTTCATGAAGTCGCAGTACAGGAACAATGACCTCATCATGCTCTGAAACAAAGAAGAGTTAGAATATACAAAGCGCTGCAAAACagttaaaaaggaaaaataacacTTACAACAAGCTGGTAGTAGAGGAAGGCCTCAACCATGCCTCAGGCGGTATGATCACGCTGTCCAGTCAACTGATCATGGGGAATCAGACCCACCAGAGCAGAGAAAGGATTCCCTGTGAGGTCACTCCCAAGCTTGGTGAGAGGGTACCCTACCGACCACTCGACGCCGGGAGGTTGCACCTTAGACTCGCTCGAAGCAGTGTCATCACGAGCTTCAAATTCCCGAGTGACAAGAACAGTCACAGCTCGAGAACCATTTGGACCAGGCGCTTGCGTGCCAGGATCGGCCTGCACCTGATTATGTGCTTCAGCAACCAAGGGTCTTACCGACATGGCCATAGGAGCCACATCAACAGCCTCCACCTCAGCAGCCACAGGCTCAGGCCTCTCGTCCTTATTCCCCACCGAGGAGTCCGAGTATGCCTCCATTGCAACCTTTTCCAAGATGCCATTGCTGTTTGGACTCAAGTGGATCAAAGTAACGAATCCACAGCGATTACAGGAGTCGGAACATCGACGGGCTCGGTTAAAGGGACTACCGAAAGGGGAGCCGAGAAGATGGGCCAGCGATATGCACTAGCTGGATGAATGACAGGCTTCAGGCGCTGGGCAACCCTTTGTTTACCCGCCACAATAGGATTTTGGGGCCCTGTCAGTTTGGCCACCTCAGCCTTCTCGAGCATCAGCTGTTCAGCTTCCTCAGGCTCATCAATGAGCCTTAGAGCAAGAGTCTTCAAGGGCTCACCTACCAAACGTTTGCCTTTCTTCTTCATAGGCGTCCTCTTCACATCCCTCTTAATCGGCCTTACTACAGATTGAACCCCATCCAAGCGGGGTCTCTTCGCGGCCTCGGGCACCGCACCCTTCGTAGCAGGAGTTGGCCTCAGACGCCATACCTTTCGGGGCACTCTGCTTTTGCGCAACCTCAGGCGCCACCTCTCTCGGTCTCTTCAATTTGTCAAGATCGGACCTAGGAGAGTATAGATAATGGCTCAACCTGGCCGTAGTGACCAAGGTCTTGAATAAAGTAGCACTCTCATGGTTTCGGGCCCAGGTCGTAACCGTGTTCACCTGAGTATGCTCCTATAAAGACAACACTGGCTCAAGACCAGCATCATCCATTGGAAAACTGGTTTTCCGAGGAACCCTCGGGCCTCCCACCTTCTCCGAAGGGGAAAACTCGCATTGTCCACGAGCAAAGAAGAATTTCTTCTTCCATGCTCGGTGGCTGGTAAgagttttctcaaacttttCCGATTTACCTCATCAGGATTGGACGTTGTAAAGCACATCAGTATTAGGGTTCCTAGTGAACCTGTATGCCAACAAAAATTCCCTGGTAGGTACGAAATTCTCTTCCTCCAAAGCTATCAGCCACAAAACTACGCAGCTAAAGAAAATCTTCCAAGCATTGGGGACAATCTAACAAGGAGCCACATTTAAACGGCTCGATAAATCCTGAATGAGCCTCGGGAAGGGTAGCCTGAGGCTTACACAGAACATCTCCTCATACAGGCAGACTTCGTGCTCCTCAACGCTCACTATGGTGCCTTTTCGTTCATCGTCAAACCTAAGTATCACCGACTTCGGTATGTAGCAGTCCAACCTGACTCACCTCTCATACTTTGATGGTAAGGCAGCCTTCCACATGGCGGGATATGAGCTCCCACAGTCCGAGTTCAAGCCTCCTCCGTCACCCATAAAATATAGAAGCTCGGGATATAATGACTAAGGAATATGAGGATGAAGGCTAAGGATCAGGAAATGGGTAACAGACAGACGAAGGCGGTCAACTGCAGTTTCGATGAATGGCAGTAACAAATCCAAGTACTTGAGTACTGGACTGTCAGGATGAACGAATTGCTCACAAGAAGGGAGAGGAAGGGTTCGATTGACTGAAACCCTGAAAAGCActactcttagaaagaagtaTTGAGAGAAGAAATCAAAATGGAAGCAAGCCAGTTGGGGGGTCGAGAGAGTTGCAAAGCTTTCGTAAGCAACAATGGTGTTTCATGAaaccagaaaacagaaaatgaaaggGAGAGGAGCAAACCCCTTTTTATAGTGTGCTTGAGAAGATGAAGGGGTCTGAGAAGGTGAAAAGACATTGGCCCCTTGGAACCCTAGACGACGCCTTAGAAACGCGCGCATTAAATGTCGCGGCAAACGCGTCCTATCGCCTGCTAATGATGACGCGCGGTAGCCAAAAAGACGACCATACTGATGCCAACATGTGGACGCGTTCTCAGCCATTCGAATCGACAAGCAGGTGAATCGACTAATCCTCGGGTATATCAAACGTCTCAGCAAAGAATTAGCGGGAAAAATCCCGCCAAAACCCAAGTCCGGAATTAGGGTTTCGCCCTCGGAAGCCTCAGACACACTGCAATCAGGAGTTGGCCATCGGAAAACCGATCCATTCCTAAAGAACACAAAAATTTATATCGTCATCCAGAccaggaaattggggggtaactgttaggTCATGGATCAACTTCATAAGGCCCAACGAGCCCTAAGCCCAGACCACTAATGTGCGGAGTCGCCAAGCCCTCGGTTGGAGGTCTCGGGCTCCTAGTCTGAGACACAACTCATGGGTCAAAATAGTCAAAGGCCGAAGGACAAATTGGTCATTCTACCATGGAGATATATTCATATTATCCAACATTTGAATCATCTATATCAAATTAGGATGTATATCAGTTGTTAGCATCTAAGCTGATATATGTGACTGAGTCCCACTCGGACACCCTAACCTAGCGTCACACGGAAGCTGTAACAACCATCCCGTGATCTTAGGTTACTAGGATCATGGAATAGCTAACAAACCATCCCTCTCTTCAATACTTGCACAAcagatatcaagggataaggcTCCGAGACGTGTGGGAGGTCAAACTCTTTtgtgcctataaatacaagtcaccTATCAGTGCtaaggtaatcgcaactcttgCTATCTTGGCTTTCTTGTAGCTTACATCTTTTGCCCTCTCTCAAATCACTAACTTCGGCATCGGTGTATCCCCGCAGGGAGACCACCGAGGACTCTAATCCTATTGTTTGTTCTTGTGTGCAAGCCTGACGCATCCTCAGAGCGATACATCCTAGAGATTGTGTCACGTCCATCCTCGGAAAACTATGCATCAACAAGATTCAACTAAGTTGTCCTACTGGCTGGAATCCTTAGGTTTTTCAGTAACCCCATGGTTCGGGTTgaatattcttaattttgttcattttacaTTACTAGAAAATACCTTTTTATAGTAGTTTCCTCCTATTTGATTAATTAAACATGTATGTGGTTATCGACTTTTATGCCCATCTTTTTCGCTTGGATTTAATCTTGCAAACAAAAGTTATCCATAATGCCCGCTAGGGTTAGCTCAATACTCGTCTTGTTTGGTCACTATTAGAAAATCTGTCACTCTTATAGACGGAGGGATTGTATGTTCAAAGTTTACCCAAACAAAATTGGGAGCCTAGCTTAGAAAGTTTcaccttaaaagaaaaaaaaataaataaataaataaaataaaaacaaaataaaagtggCGCTATTCATAGTGTTTTGCACCTAATTTCTTCTCTCAATGAGACAAAATGTGAACTCCAAGTTctgttttataataaatttttcaataaatgagaaatataagtcaataaaaaatgattttccgATCGATAAACAACAAATATTCCTGCTCGAAATCgtgaaaaataatttcctttgtTAACAAACCGTGAGTTGTTTACTTTTAGCAAGTGATACTAAAACACATGCTTTTGTGCAGCTTTCCTAACTTatattgtttaaaaataaaaaataaataaataaataaagaagaaagataaagataaagatggTAGCACATGTTGTTAATACTTtgaaccaactttttttttttttttttttaaatatatatatatatatatataaagtctaTTTAATCCATTCAAACTAtcaccctaatgacaatctattctcaaactatcaattgctaCAATTTAccctttcaaactaccaaaacaataacaatgtaaacccaattttaaaaaaatgacaaaattacccttactaaaataataataaaaatactaaattttattttattttttcaaaatcttaaggatagttttgtcttattgaaaattttataaggttaatttcgttattttgctagcattgggagagtacattgtcattgttttggtagtttggtagTAAATTgccgtaattgatagtttgggggtagattgtcattggggtagtAGTTTGGGaaggttaagtggactttaccataaaaaaaaaataaaaaaaaaattagaagtgaATAAACACTATTATATGAGTCCAAGAAAATATGGATATAATGTAATgtagtatttaaaattactctacCAATATGAAAATATGACATTTTGGTAATCTTTTGAAGCATAACTTCATGACAGTGAAAATATGCCTTTTAGTAGGGGTAATAATTTGTGTTCGCGTGTCGGTCATGTCGAAGctgtgtataagactatatggCTTAACCAAAAcccgaccaatttaattaaatgtgtcaaATCTCTCAACCTTAACCTTCTAAATTTGTATTGGGTTTGCGGATTATGTAAAAATTGTCTGTCATTATGTTGCTTGTCGGTTTCGAGTCGAAACATGAATATAGGATTAGGTAGATCAATCTTAACTCGCCCAATTTGATGAAACATGTCAAATTTCTCAATcctaaccctttaatttcaAGTTGGGTTTGTTTCAAATTGGCAGGTCAACTAGTTCTTAGGAAAAATGCCAAAATTATGTCCCCTCATGCAACAGAAAGCCTTTAgggaaaagtttcaaaattGCCTTCTTCAACATGCTCTTCCCAGTAAGTAAGTGAAAAACTTTAAAGCCTATAACATTACCTGAGTGTTCCCGATCCTCATTGGTGCAAAGATTTTGATCTCTCTGAAAGATTTCCAGAATTTATTTTTGAGATAAGATTTTAATCCCTCAAGCATTCTCTCTGTTTTTTATcttcagaaaagaaaataaaaaaagatatatatatatatatatatataaagagaataaAGAATGTAATAAAGAATCTTGCTtgagtttgtattgaaaaaataaaatataaaaaaaatagagtggAGAAATTACTTTTTGAGTAGCTATCACATTCGAGAAGAaataaattatctatttttatctcttttgcagttgataaaatataattagagAGATGTTATTACTCAAGTCCTCAACTAAGATTGATCGCATTAGAGTAACAGTAACAACTCATGGGTGCCCCTTGCCCCTACAAGCAGAAtctatttttagtattttttttagacttttataAGGCATTCATGTCCCTTCTCCTTCTGCATTCATTTCATGGAAGAAATTATCTTCAAAAGTTAAATCCACTCTAACAAATACCAAATGTTGTTTTACACATtagaaatacatgttttttttaaatatttttaatagttaattaTTACTATTCTACTAACTTAAGAACCCAAACTTTAATGAAACTAAATcttatctagttagttatatttgattaataattttatctatttaaaaaataaaaaaataataataccctcaaatataattaacccgTTAATTTTAGAATCGAAATCGAATGTGTGTCATTTCCTGTGAGTGATTGAAGCAGCCATCAATGCATCAATTTTCAACGATATTTACTATgctgttttatatttattttaaatgtgaaaaaaatttggTCGTCTCTCTCTGATCACAAAAAGTCcattctctctgtctctctctctctctctctctctctctctattctttttggtctttttcaTACCAATAAATTGGAGTTGTTCAGCTGGGGTTTTCACCAAAGCAGAGCAATCTCCTTCCTCTCCTCTGCTCTTTCACCTCCTCTGTTTTTTTGTGCCAATAGCCATGGCAGAGAATGGACAAATTCCTGGAAACCAAGCTGCTGTAGTCTTGAATGTGAAAGAATGTGAGGCCAATCACAATATTCCTTCCTCCTCTGCCCCCAAACCCAACCATGGAGGAGGCTGCTGTTTCTCTGTACCTTTTTTGCAGAAGGTGAATCTACTTATTCTTATTCTCATGATCACCAActtatttgatttcttttttcttcttttgattcaTTACAAATCTTATTATGTAACCCAATTTAACAtgaaaaagggaaattttttgttgttgatgacAGTTGGTTGCAGAGGTGTTGGGCACATACTTCTTGATATTTGCCGGTTGTGGGTCGGTGGTGGTGAATTTGAACAATGAAAAGGTGGTGACTTCGCCGGGAATATCAATAGTTTGGGGACTTGCTGTGATGGTGCTGGTTTACTCTCTTGGCCACATCTCCGGCGCCCATTTTAATCCTGCGGTCACCTTTGCCTTTGCCACTTGCAAGAGATTTCCATGGAAGCAGGTAAGCCACACCAGAGAAACTTTCTTCCTTTCATAGAAACTTCTTGAATTCTataatttaatggtgaattttcAAGCTATGACAAAAACCCATGATCCATATGTCTTTTCCCACCAACCAATGCACATTGGATTTCCATCAACTTTGTCTCTCTGTtttaaacttcaatttttttacttttttgccCTTTTGTCAAATTATATTTTGCAGGTGCCAGCTTTTATATTGGCTCAAGTCCTCGGGTCAACACTGGCGAGCGGCACCCTTCGGTTGCTATTCACCGGGCACGATGACCAGTTCGCCGGAACAATGCCGGCGGGGTCTAACATGCAGTCTTTTGTGCTTGAGTTCATTATCACATTCTACCTCATGTTTGTCATATCCGGCGTTGCCACTGACAACAGAGCTGTTAGTTCTTCGCCCTTAACTTCgtttaattttgttaaattatctgTTATTCAAAAAATGTTTAGACGTAAATTtagagcatatttgagattgcgtttgagaagtaaaatttttaagcctaaaaatgtgtgtttttgccatttttaaattttttgaacccttaaaaatgctttcaatttttttttatcaaacggttatttattttatttttttcaaatgaactttttgagtgttaaacgcacttttaagcttttcaaacgcacactcaaacatgcccttaatcATATTAGTCAGGTTTAACACATGAAATGCTGAAATGAGTGGTAAAATATAGAATTAAGATTTAAATTCAGAATCTCTACTCTAATATCAGTGAAATATTGAGTTAAGGTTTGAACTCAAGGTCTCACAGCTTCAGTTGGGTCAAGAACTGTCAAGGATCATGAgctttttttgtcatttatagagaaaaacaatttttattttctcgtGCTCTTATATAATTgtaaatcattaatcatttatctcaaaagtggTGAAGTAAATcgtttaataaatattaaaattttccaATTAAAGTAATTGcacaagaatatataattaTCCAATGTGGTTGGCTGATTAGTTCTCCTATCTCATTGACCTATTGTGTCCAGAATCTTATGATATCAAGCAATCTGCTTAGTATATAAATCCAAACGCGTTTAGTtatgataataaaataatttttaagcttaTCCATGCTGACAATTACAGATGAATATTCTTTTACACCTTTCAAATGTCTTTGCAGATTGGAGAGCTTGCTGGTCTTGCTGTTGGGTCTACGGTCCTACTTAACGTGATGTTTGCAGGGTAATAGCTTAATCTAATctgattaattataatatattacacaaattatatgttcacatcATCGCTAATTATATTGACACCacttttgattatatatattcatgttgagtaatgttatttagtagatggCGTAGCAGCGGAAATCAACTAAAAATCATATAGTTGATTTTTATTGccacattattaaattatatgacagttgtataacaatctactaaataggtTTACTCATTCATGTTTGGTacatattttaagaataatgcTTTGAATACTATAACTTTTACTACAAGCTCTTACATGACTATCACGTAGCAATCCACAATTTAATGGTTGTGTGATCGTCCATTTTTTGGTGGCTGAGGTGATAAGTATTATGTGAACTGCTATTTGTCAGGCCAATTTCAGGAGCATCAATGAATCCAGCAAGAAGCTTGGGGCCTGCAATAGCACATAGCAAATACAATAGCATATGGGTGTACATTTTGGCACCGACCCTTGGGGCTATATCCGGTGCATGGGTGTACAATTTTATCAGGTTCACAGACAAGCCTTTG
Coding sequences within it:
- the LOC132170804 gene encoding aquaporin NIP1-2-like — its product is MAENGQIPGNQAAVVLNVKECEANHNIPSSSAPKPNHGGGCCFSVPFLQKLVAEVLGTYFLIFAGCGSVVVNLNNEKVVTSPGISIVWGLAVMVLVYSLGHISGAHFNPAVTFAFATCKRFPWKQVPAFILAQVLGSTLASGTLRLLFTGHDDQFAGTMPAGSNMQSFVLEFIITFYLMFVISGVATDNRAIGELAGLAVGSTVLLNVMFAGPISGASMNPARSLGPAIAHSKYNSIWVYILAPTLGAISGAWVYNFIRFTDKPLREITKSGSFLKLARSGNSRNNNSI